A single window of Drosophila suzukii chromosome 3, CBGP_Dsuzu_IsoJpt1.0, whole genome shotgun sequence DNA harbors:
- the LOC108012633 gene encoding 3 beta-hydroxysteroid dehydrogenase/Delta 5-->4-isomerase, with translation MSNKGGEVLLVTGGSGFLGQHLIKQLLERKEELGIKEIRSLDIVPYKNNIGHEETPLLRTFVADISGDREALNPIFNGVDGVFHCAASVKIEFPPNYDELERVNINGTLAVVDLCIQNNVKRLVYTSCTSVCFVPFKGRSTFSAVINSTESKTDTPTLDSSSLWEQDNQFLIPGYASSKLRAENIVLNSNGAPLQNQHEYLATSAIRAPLTYGECDSHFITEVFEYLSTRGWVFPRIAGVGGKQQLVYAGNVAWGHICAYKALKVSDKAVNGLPVFVTDDTGINDVSRFVQKMAVLGERFKVKTSWWYIPHFLFFFLAFLLEVVVRVAYPYTKYRLRYSLRALASYTSSMLMYNRLRASIHMDYMPLFDPDASAERSAKWYAKWWDERQQAKKLKKSS, from the exons ATGAGCAACAAAGGCGGAGAAGTGCTGCTCGTAACCGGCGGCAGTGGATTTCTGGGTCAGCACCTCATCAAGCAGTTGCTGGAGCGGAAGGAGGAGCTGGGTATCAAAGAGATCCGCTCGCTGGACATAGTGCCCTACAAGAACAACATAGGGCATGAGGAGACGCCCCTGCTGCGCACCTTTGTGGCCGATATCTCAGGCGATCGGGAGGCACTCAATCCCATTTTCAATGGGGTGGACGGGGTTTTCCACTGTGCCGCTTCGGTGAAAATCGAGTTTCCCCCCAACTACGACGAACTGGAACGCGTGAACATAAACG GAACCCTGGCCGTAGTAGATCTGTGCATTCAGAACAATGTTAAGCGATTGGTCTATACTAGCTGTACATCCGTTTGTTTTGTGCCCTTTAAGGGACGTAGTACCTTCTCTGCGGTAATTAACTCCACGGAATCCAAGACAGATACTCCCACACTCGACAGTTCCAGTCTGTGGGAGCAGGATAACCAGTTCCTGATACCAGGATACGCCTCCAGCAAGCTGAGGGCGGAGAACATAGTGCTCAACTCAAATGGGGCTCCTCTACAGAACCAGCATG AGTACCTGGCCACCAGCGCTATTCGAGCTCCATTGACATATGGCGAGTGTGATTCGCACTTTATTACGGAGGTCTTTGAGTACCTTTCCACCCGAGGATGGGTATTCCCGAGGATCGCGGGCGTAGGAGGCAAACAGCAGTTAGTATACGCTGGCAATGTGGCCTGGGGACATATCTGTGCCTACAAGGCCCTGAAAGTATCCGATAAGGCGGTGAACGGACTTCCCGTCTTCGTCACCGATGACACGGGCATCAACGATGTCTCGCGATTTGTCCAGAAGATGGCGGTGCTGGGCGAGCGTTTCAAGGTGAAGACCAGCTGGTGGTACATTCCCCACTTCCTGTTCTTCTTCCTGGCCTTTCTGCTGGAGGTGGTGGTTCGGGTGGCATATCCCTATACCAAGTACCGCCTGCGTTACTCCCTTCGTGCCCTCGCCTCCTATACCTCCTCAATGTTGATGTACAATCGGCTAAGGGCCTCCATCCACATGGATTACATGCCCCTGTTCGATCCGGATGCGAGTGCCGAGCGAAGTGCCAAGTGGTATGCCAAATGGTGGGATGAACGGCAGCAGGCCAAGAAGCTCAAGAAGTCCAGCTGA